Proteins from a genomic interval of Medicago truncatula cultivar Jemalong A17 chromosome 3, MtrunA17r5.0-ANR, whole genome shotgun sequence:
- the LOC25480517 gene encoding putative bark agglutinin LECRPA3, with protein MMAFIPTNQKLFPSLLLIITTSFLLLAPIPVNSDKIVSFDFPKFTGNESALTLQGDAFIAYDQVYLTGYAHPKRAVGRLLYSTPVPLWDKTTGNVASFVTSFAFLLNFQKTIVPADGLIFFIAPPNSVIPNNAAGGNLGVVDPNTAFNRFVGVEFDNYVNEWDPDYAHIGIDVNSLISSKTVVWKPLHGYYVKVSIAYDSSSKILSVVLTDQSGQLATVAQVVDLKAVLPETVTIGISASTSELCRQIQNIYAWSFTSTLKTTISSITSNNTNNLASYA; from the coding sequence ATGATGGCTTTCATTCCAACTAATCAGAAATTATTTCCTTCTCTGTTACTCATCATCACAACTTCCTTTCTCTTGTTAGCACCAATACCAGTGAACTCAGACAAAATAGTTTCCTTCGACTTCCCAAAGTTCACAGGTAATGAGTCAGCTCTAACCCTTCAAGGGGATGCCTTTATTGCTTATGATCAGGTATACCTTACAGGATATGCTCACCCTAAGAGAGCTGTAGGTCGTCTCTTGTATTCAACACCTGTTCCCCTTTGGGACAAAACAACAGGAAATGTTGCTAGTTTTGTCACTTCCTTCGCTTTTTTACTTAACTTCCAAAAGACTATTGTGCCAGCTGATGGACTTATCTTCTTTATTGCACCACCAAATAGTGTAATTCCTAACAACGCAGCGGGTGGAAATCTTGGAGTAGTTGATCCTAATACTGCTTTCAATCGATTTGTTGGTGTAGAATTTGACAATTATGTCAATGAATGGGATCCTGATTATGCTCATATTGGAATTGATGTCAACTCTTTGATTTCATCCAAGACTGTGGTTTGGAAGCCACTGCACGGTTACTATGTCAAAGTAAGCATCGCTTATGACTCTTCCTCTAAGATTTTGAGTGTTGTCCTCACCGACCAAAGTGGTCAATTAGCTACTGTTGCTCAAGTCGTTGATTTGAAAGCTGTGCTCCCAGAAACAGTTACAATTGGTATATCTGCTTCCACATCGGAATTGTGCCgtcaaatacaaaacatatacgCATGGTCTTTCACTTCAACTTTGAAGACAACTATAAGCAGCATCACCTCAAACAACACCAACAATCTTGCAAGCTATGCATGA